Proteins from one Hemiscyllium ocellatum isolate sHemOce1 chromosome 6, sHemOce1.pat.X.cur, whole genome shotgun sequence genomic window:
- the LOC132816589 gene encoding rho-related GTP-binding protein RhoG-like, whose protein sequence is MQSIKCVVVGDGAVGKTCLLICYTTNAFPKEYIPTVFDNYSAQITVDNRTVSLNLWDTAGQEEYDRLRTLSYPQTDVFIICFSIASPPSYENVRHKWHPEVTHHCPDVPMLLVGTKKDLRNDPETIKKLKEQSLSPISHHQGNGLAKQIQAVKYMECSALNQEGIKEVFAEAVRAVINPAPVKSKRSCQLL, encoded by the coding sequence ATGCAGAGCATTAAATGTGTGGTGGTGGGAGATGGTGCAGTTGGGAAGACCTGCCTCCTGATCTGTTACACCACCAACGCCTTCCCCAAGGAATACATCCCAACCGTCTTCGATAACTACAGCGCACAGATCACCGTGGACAATCGGACAGTAAGCCTGAACCTGTGGGACACTGCGGGTCAGGAGGAGTATGACAGACTGAGGACATTATCCTATCCCCAGACTGACGTCTTCATCATCTGCTTCTCCATAGCCAGCCCCCCATCATATGAGAATGTGCGCCACAAGTGGCACCCTGAGGTGACCCACCACTGCCCGGATGTGCCAATGCTTCTGGTGGGCACCAAGAAGGACTTGAGGAATGACCCTGAGACCATCAAGAAACTGAAGGAGCAGAGCCTGAGccccatctcccatcaccaaggcAACGGGCTGGCCAAGCAGATCCAGGCCGTCAAATACATGGAGTGCTCCGCCCTCAACCAGGAAGGCATTAAAGAAGTCTTCGCCGAGGCTGTGAGAGCTGTCATTAACCCAGCTCCGGTGAAAAGCAAGCGATCCTGTCAGCTCTTGTGA